Proteins encoded within one genomic window of Cucumis sativus cultivar 9930 chromosome 3, Cucumber_9930_V3, whole genome shotgun sequence:
- the LOC101212356 gene encoding protein STICHEL, with protein MAEVRVSDPSKLHLKKELTQIRKAARVLRDPGTTSSWKSPLSSSRSVMAATATAVVAGGASSSLNKNLECETRRYSGQSQLDAIVPLRNENRNPKDKKIYLYNWKSHKSSSEKSATLQNEDHDGNDDNNDGSYSVPGVSLDGSLSDARNGGDSKSDTYLGDLYSSMVFRCGDANLVSYSGPSAKRTSAFKKKSKKHCSHLDVLSRHQQKGPGPLMGRKLLEGHPSLSINFSQDDSIEQSDDTEDYSNSEDFRRYSAASPLLLKLKHKSFHPSSKFLRNSRKEDSSYSYSTPALSTSSYNRYVNRNPSTVGSWDGTTTSINDADDEVDDRLDFPGRQGCGIPCYWSKRTPKHRGICGSCCSPSLSDTLRRKGSSILFGSQSIYSRRKSINSSKRRFASGSARGVLPLLTNSADGGVGSSIGTGRSDDELSTNFGELDLEALSRLDGRRWSSSCRSHEGLEIVALNGEVEGGGTPESTRSFSQKYKPMFFNELIGQNIVVQSLINAISRGRIAPVYLFQGPRGTGKTAAARIFAAALNCLAPEENKPCGYCRECTDFMAGKQKDLLEVDGTNKKGIDKIRYQLKLLSSGQSSAFFRYKIFLVDECHLLPSKAWLAFLKLFEEPPQRVVFIFITTDLDSVPRTIQSRCQKYLFNKIKDCDMVERLKRISADENLDVDLDALDLIAMNADGSLRDAETMLEQLSLLGKRITTSLVNELVGIVSDEKLLELLALAMSSNTAETVKRARELMDSGVDPLVLMSQLASLIMDIIAGTYNIIDTKDGASIFGGRSLSEAEVERLKHALKFLSEAEKQLRVSSERSTWFTATLLQLGSISSPDFTQTGSSRRQSCKTTDDDPSSTSNGTIAYKQKSFAQLMPPNLGSPTSLCNLKNGNYNNQADMVPMVDNLIYNSKPTHKQFIEGKDSSFSREDVTLRNMVFRSKNSEKLNSIWVHCIERCHSKTLRQLLYAHGKLLSISESEGTLIAYVAFEDVDIKSRAERFLSSITNSMEMVLRCNVEVRIILLPDGEASTAAKLSEGVEPDKERRTSNLNAMEGYSNRSLMLDATYQSTSDSSQLPTESNHQNDGSRDRRQEIPMQRIESIIREQRLETAWLQAMEKGTPGSLSRLKPEKNQVLPQDGSYYKDQMDEMNSTEDSSRKWEDELNRELKVLKVGDDILAQKEQVGRRADRYAISPSILHDGSMVGNSNKDNLGYESSSAAGGCSGLFCWNSSKPHKRAKVRANHVRSRNGRFSLFGECGKSRNSGSRFRRQTQ; from the exons ATGGCGGAAGTTCGAGTCTCTGATCCCAGTAAGCTCCACTTGAAAAAGGAGCTTACTCAAATCCGGAAGGCTGCTCGTGTTTTGAGGGATCCTGGTACTACATCGTCTTGGAAGTCTCCGCTTAGTTCCTCTAGATCTGTAATGGCTGCTACTGCAACTGCGGTAGTGGCCGGAGGAGCGTCTTCTTCTTTGAACAAAAACTTGGAATGTGAAACCAGGAGGTATAGTGGTCAATCCCAACTGGACGCCATTGTTCCTCTCAGAAACGAAAATCGGAATCCTAAGGACAAGAAGATATATCTCTACAACTGGAAGAGCCATAAATCATCAAGCGAAAAGAGTGCAACTCTTCAAAACGAAGATCATGATGGCAACGACGATAATAATGACGGGTCTTACTCAGTTCCGGGGGTCAGTCTTGATGGTAGCTTGAGTGATGCTCGAAATGGAGGTGACTCCAAGAGCGACACCTACTTGGGAGATCTCTATTCTTCAATGGTGTTCAGGTGCGGCGATGCAAATCTCGTATCATACAGTGGACCGTCTGCCAAACGGACTTCTGCATTCAAGAAAAAGAGTAAGAAGCATTGTTCCCACTTAGACGTTTTGTCTAGACACCAACAAAAGGGTCCAGGTCCTCTTATGGGTAGGAAATTGCTTGAGGGCCATCCTTCGTTGTCTATTAATTTCAGCCAGGATGACTCGATTGAGCAGTCTGATGATACTGAAGATTACTCTAATTCAGAGGATTTCAGACGATACTCTGCAGCTTCCCCTTTACTATTGAAGCTGAAGCACAAAAGTTTCCACCCATCTTCTAAGTTTTTGAGAAACAGTCGAAAAGAGGACTCTTCTTATTCTTATAGCACCCCAGCATTGTCTACTAGTTCTTATAATAGGTATGTTAATCGCAATCCAAGTACTGTTGGGTCTTGGGATGGCACCACAACTTCGATTAACGATGCAGATGATGAGGTCGATGATCGGTTGGATTTTCCTGGTCGTCAGGGATGTGGTATTCCTTGCTACTGGTCAAAGAGGACCCCGAAGCATAGAGGAATTTGTGGAAGCTGTTGCTCTCCTTCACTTTCTGATACCTTGagaaggaagggaagtagtattttatttggtaGTCAATCTATTTATTCTAGGCGCAAATCAATAAACTCTAGTAAGCGAAGATTTGCTTCAGGGAGTGCTCGAGGGGTCCTCCCATTGCTTACAAACAGTGCAGATGGGGGAGTTGGTTCGTCAATCGGAACTGGGAGGAGCGATGATGAACTGTCTACTAACTTTGGGGAGCTTGATTTGGAGGCTTTGAGTAGATTAGATGGACGAAGATGGTCATCTAGTTGTAGGAGCCATGAAGGGCTAGAAATTGTTGCTTTAAATGGGGAAGTAGAGGGTGGAGGTACACCAGAAAGTACTAGAAGTTTCAGTCAGAAGTACAAGCCAATGTTCTTTAATGAACTGATAGGTCAGAATATAGTGGTGCAGTCACTTATAAACGCTATTTCAAGGGGTCGAATTGCCCCTGTTTATCTTTTCCAAGGTCCACGGGGCACTGGAAAAACTGCAGCAGCAAGGATTTTTGCTGCTGCATTGAATTGCTTAGCTCCTGAGGAAAATAAGCCATGTGGGTACTGCAGAGAATGCACTGATTTCATGGCTGGCAAACAAAAGGATCTCTTGGAAGTTGATGGAACAAACAAGAAGGGAATTGATAAAATTAGATACCAATTAAAGTTGCTATCATCTGGGCAATCTTCTGCCTTctttagatacaaaatttttcTCGTTGATGAGTGTCATTTGTTGCCCTCTAAGGCATGGCTCGCATTTCTCAAACTTTTTGAAGAACCTCCCCAACGCGTTGTCTTCATCTTTATTACTACTGATCTTGACAGTGTGCCCCGTACCATTCAATCAAGGTGTCAGAAGTAcctctttaacaaaataaaagattgtGACATGGTGGAAAGACTGAAAAGAATTTCTGCAGATGAAAACCTTGATGTTGATTTGGATGCTTTGGACTTAATAGCTATGAATGCTGATGGTTCACTTAGAGACGCTGAAACTATGTTGGAACAGTTGAGTTTGTTAGGGAAAAGGATTACAACATCCCTGGTTAATGAACTG GTTGGCATTGTTTCTGATGAAAAATTGCTTGAGCTTTTAGCATTAGCAATGTCATCAAACACTGCCGAAACAGTTAAAAGGGCAAGAGAGTTGATGGACTCTGGGGTTGATCCGCTAGTTTTAATGTCTCAACTTGCGAGCCTAATTATGGACATTATTGCTGGAACTTACAACATTATTGATACTAAGGATGGCGCCTCAATATTTGGTGGACGCAGTT TGAGCGAAGCAGAAGTAGAAAGATTAAAACATGCTCTGAAGTTTCTTTCAGAGGCCGAGAAGCAGTTGAGAGTTTCCAGTGAGCGTTCAACCTGGTTCACAGCAACTCTTTTACAACTTggttccatttcttctccagaTTTCACTCAGACAGGCAGCAGTAGAAGGCAGAGCTGCAAGACAACTGATGATGATCCATCAAGTACCTCAAATGGGACAATTGCCTACAAACAAAAGTCATTTGCTCAACTTATGCCTCCAAACTTAGGTTCACCTACATCTTTGTGCAACCTGAAAAATGgcaattataataatcaagCGGATATGGTGCCAATGGTTGATAATTTGATTTACAACTCAAAGCCCACTCATAAACAGTTTATCGAGGGTAAAGACTCATCTTTTTCACGTGAAGATGTAACTCTTAGAAATATGGTTTTCAGATCCAAAAACTCAGAAAAGTTAAATAGCATCTGGGTGCATTGTATTGAAAGATGCCACTCAAAGACGTTGAGGCAGCTATTGTATGCTCATGGAAAGCTTCTGTCCATCTCAGAATCTGAAG GTACCCTTATTGCTTACGTTGCCTTTGAGGATGTAGATATCAAATCCAGGGCTGAAAGATTTTTGAGCAGTATCACAAATTCTATGGAGATGGTTCTTAGATGCAATGTTGAAGTTAGAATCATTTTGTTACCAGATGGTGAGGCTTCTACTGCAGCCAAGTTGTCTGAAGGTGTAGAGCCTGATAAAGAAAGGAGAACTTCCAACCTTAATGCAATGGAGGGCTATTCTAACCGCTCTTTGATGTTAGATGCAACGTATCAATCAACCTCTGATTCATCACAGCTACCAACTGAAAGCAACCATCAAAATGATGGTTCAAGAGATAGGAGACAAGAGATCCCAATGCAGAGGATAGAATCGATTATTCGTGAACAACGATTGGAAACAGCCTGGTTACAGGCCATGGAAAAAGGCACACCTGGATCTTTGAGTCGTTTGAAGCCAGAGAAAAATCAAGTCCTACCTCAAGATGGTTCATACTATAAAGATCAAATGGATGAAATGAATTCAACAGAGGACTCCTCACGAAAATGGGAAGATGAACTAAATCGTGAACTTAAAGTGCTGAAGGTTGGCGATGATATACTTGCCCAGAAGGAGCAAGTTGGTAGACGGGCGGACCGCTATGCCATTTCCCCAAGTATACTGCACGATGGCAGCATGGTGGGAAATTCAAACAAGGATAACCT GGGATATGAGTCAAGTTCAGCAGCTGGTGGCTGCAGCGGATTGTTCTGTTGGAATAGCAGTAAACCCCATAAAAGAGCAAAG GTAAGAGCAAACCATGTTCGGTCGCGCAATGGACGATTTTCTCTGTTTGGAGAGTGTGGGAAGTCGAGGAACTCGGGAAGCCGATTTAGAAGACAAACTCAATGA
- the LOC101212601 gene encoding PHD finger protein ALFIN-LIKE 7: MEGMPHPIPRTVEEVYGDFKGRRAGLIKALTTDVEKFYQQCDPEKENLCLYGLPNETWEVNLPVEEVPPELPEPALGINFARDGMQEKDWLSLVAVHSDSWLLAVAFYFGARFGFGKTERKRLFQMINDLPSVFEVVTGNGKQSKEQSATHNNGSKSKSSGKMSRQLESHSKGVKMSPPPKEDEDSGDEEEEEEDDEQGATCGACGDNYGNDEFWICCDACERWFHGKCVKITPAKAEHIKQYKCPSCSNKRARV, from the exons ATGGAGGGAATGCCGCACCCAATACCCCGTACAGTCGAGGAGGTCTACGGCGACTTCAAAGGCAGGCGTGCCGGCTTGATCAAAGCTCTTACCACTG ATGTCGAGAAGTTTTACCAGCAGTGCGATCCTG AGAAGGAGAACTTGTGTCTCTATGGACTTCCAAATGAAACGTGGGAAGTTAACTTGCCTGTCGAGGAGGTGCCTCCTGAGCTCCCAGAACCAGCATTAGGGATAAACTTTGCAAGGGATGGGATGCAGGAGAAAGACTGGTTATCACTGGTTGCAGTTCACAGTGACTCATGGTTGCTTGCTGTTGCATTCTATTTTGGTGCTCGTTTTGGTTTTGGGAAGACTGAAAG GAAGAGGCTATTCCAGATGATCAACGATCTCCCCAGTGTATTTGAAGTTGTGACTGGAAATGGTAAGCAGTCGAAAGAACAGTCTGCCACTCATAACAATGGCAGTAAAAGCAAGTCGAGTGGAAAGATG TCCCGGCAATTGGAGTCCCATAGCAAGGGAGTGAAGATGTCTCCACCACCAAAAGAGGATGAAGATAGCGGGGacgaggaggaggaagaagaagatgatgaacaGGGTGCAACATGTGGGGCTTGTGGGGACAACTACGGCAACGACGAATTCTGGATTTGTTGTGATGCGTGTGAAAGATGGTTCCATGGAAAATGTGTGAAGATTACACCTGCAAAGGCCGAGCATATCAAGCAATACAAGTGTCCAAGTTGCAGTAACAAGAGAGCAAGGGTTTGA